The following are from one region of the Arthrobacter sp. TMP15 genome:
- a CDS encoding RecQ family ATP-dependent DNA helicase → MQPAPETSEAAHAHYSADPSSSSGTSPSTRDQALEVLRALVGRADAVFHDGQFEAIQALVDSNRRALVVQRTGWGKSAVYFVASLLLRARGAGPTLIVSPLLALMRDQVAAAERAGVRAMAINSANATDWGEVTAALAADEVDVLLVSPERLTNPSFRENQLPTLIQRTGLLVIDEAHCISDWGHDFRPDYRRIADLIAQLPASVPVLATTATANSRVVGDIEEQLGTGVFTIRGPLARKSLRLGVLRLADSRDRLGWLLTHLAELPGSGIIYTLTVSAAEDTARLLAESGHVVKAYTGRTDTMEREALEEALKNNQVKALVATSALGMGFDKPDLGFVVHLGAPSSPVAYYQQVGRAGRGSANADVLLLPGSEDAEIWRYFATASMPAQDKAMSVLTALGESHKPLSTPALEARVDLRRTPLELLLKVLAVDGAVRRVSGGWESTGQPWIYDEQRYQRIAQARVDEQASMVEYERMSGCRMEYLAAALDDETAAPCGRCDNCAGRWFSAEVVSSASEAAGDALRHAGLPLDPRAMWPTGMDKLGVPVKGKLKADELSGRGRILARLTDLGWGNALRAMFAAGAPDSPLDPALANAVVAVLREWGQGGWEGSGRPVAVVSMPSRSKPQLLQSFAQAICEIGKLPYLGELSLEFGGPTGARGGNSAYRLAGVWERFAVGDELQAALAAHPDGPVLLLDDLVDSRWSLTVAGRALRQAGVDQVLPLVLAQAG, encoded by the coding sequence ATGCAACCAGCACCCGAGACCTCCGAAGCCGCTCACGCACACTATTCTGCTGACCCGTCCTCATCCTCCGGAACAAGCCCAAGTACACGGGATCAGGCACTTGAAGTGCTGCGTGCTCTTGTGGGCCGAGCGGATGCGGTTTTTCATGACGGACAGTTTGAGGCGATTCAGGCGCTAGTTGACTCCAACCGCAGGGCCTTGGTGGTCCAACGTACGGGTTGGGGGAAGTCGGCCGTTTACTTTGTTGCCTCATTGTTATTGCGGGCACGTGGGGCTGGCCCCACATTAATTGTTTCCCCCTTACTGGCGCTGATGCGAGACCAGGTGGCGGCTGCCGAGCGTGCCGGGGTGCGGGCCATGGCCATTAACTCCGCCAATGCTACGGACTGGGGAGAGGTCACTGCCGCGTTGGCGGCTGACGAGGTTGATGTGCTGCTGGTCTCGCCCGAGCGGCTGACAAACCCCTCGTTCCGAGAGAACCAGCTCCCCACCTTGATCCAGCGGACAGGGCTTCTGGTGATCGATGAAGCGCACTGCATCTCCGACTGGGGGCACGATTTCCGCCCCGACTACCGCCGCATAGCGGACTTGATTGCGCAGTTGCCTGCCAGTGTTCCAGTCTTGGCCACCACGGCCACTGCCAACTCCCGTGTTGTTGGGGATATTGAAGAGCAGTTGGGTACGGGCGTGTTTACCATTCGTGGGCCGTTGGCCCGCAAATCCCTGCGGCTAGGGGTGCTCCGCTTGGCTGACTCCCGCGACAGACTCGGCTGGCTTTTAACCCACTTGGCCGAGCTTCCCGGAAGCGGCATCATCTACACGTTGACTGTATCCGCTGCCGAAGACACCGCCAGGCTCTTGGCGGAGTCGGGGCATGTGGTCAAGGCCTACACCGGGCGCACTGACACCATGGAACGGGAAGCGCTTGAAGAAGCGCTTAAGAACAACCAGGTGAAGGCGCTCGTGGCCACAAGCGCCTTGGGGATGGGATTCGACAAACCGGATCTGGGCTTTGTTGTGCACTTGGGTGCGCCATCATCTCCCGTGGCGTACTACCAACAGGTGGGCCGTGCCGGGCGTGGCAGCGCCAACGCCGACGTCCTGTTGTTGCCGGGCAGTGAAGACGCGGAGATCTGGCGCTACTTCGCCACAGCCTCAATGCCCGCTCAGGACAAGGCCATGTCGGTGCTGACTGCTTTGGGAGAGTCGCACAAACCCCTGTCCACTCCGGCGCTGGAGGCTCGGGTGGACCTGCGCCGCACCCCGCTTGAACTCTTACTGAAGGTACTGGCAGTGGATGGTGCGGTTCGTCGCGTTTCCGGGGGGTGGGAGTCCACTGGGCAGCCGTGGATCTACGACGAGCAGCGGTACCAACGCATCGCCCAAGCCCGAGTGGATGAGCAAGCGTCCATGGTCGAGTACGAGCGCATGTCCGGCTGCCGTATGGAGTACCTGGCAGCCGCACTGGATGATGAAACCGCAGCACCGTGCGGGCGTTGTGATAACTGCGCAGGACGATGGTTTAGTGCAGAAGTCGTTTCAAGTGCCTCCGAGGCGGCAGGTGATGCGCTGCGCCATGCCGGATTGCCGCTTGATCCCCGTGCCATGTGGCCCACAGGTATGGACAAATTGGGCGTGCCCGTAAAGGGCAAGCTGAAAGCAGATGAATTGTCCGGTCGCGGACGCATTCTTGCCCGGCTCACGGATCTGGGCTGGGGCAACGCCCTGCGGGCAATGTTTGCCGCCGGAGCCCCCGATTCACCCCTTGATCCAGCCCTCGCCAACGCTGTTGTGGCCGTACTGCGGGAATGGGGCCAGGGAGGTTGGGAAGGTTCAGGACGTCCCGTAGCCGTGGTGTCAATGCCTTCGCGGAGCAAACCCCAGCTGTTGCAGTCCTTTGCCCAAGCCATCTGTGAGATAGGCAAACTGCCTTACTTAGGCGAATTGTCATTGGAGTTCGGTGGGCCCACAGGGGCCCGTGGCGGAAATAGCGCGTACCGTCTGGCAGGTGTTTGGGAACGGTTTGCCGTGGGGGACGAACTTCAGGCGGCGCTCGCAGCCCACCCGGACGGACCCGTGCTGTTGCTAGATGATTTGGTGGACAGCCGCTGGTCCCTGACGGTTGCCGGACGGGCGCTGCGTCAAGCAGGAGTGGATCAGGTGCTGCCACTGGTGTTGGCCCAGGCCGGCTAA
- a CDS encoding Rrf2 family transcriptional regulator has translation MRINAFSDVSLRLLMVLSAMPDDELSTTRELADSVGTPYNHVSKAVLKLRQMGLVEAIRGRSGGVRISPAGKVATVGKVLRVLDDHIDVAECQTDMGDCPLVHNCGLRGALNHAREAFYVSLDNVAIYALARKTVGGPIPVTLSTARPG, from the coding sequence ATGCGCATTAACGCCTTTTCGGACGTTAGCCTGCGACTCTTGATGGTGCTTAGCGCCATGCCCGATGATGAACTTTCCACCACCCGCGAGCTCGCAGACTCGGTGGGCACGCCCTACAACCATGTCAGCAAAGCTGTGCTCAAATTACGTCAGATGGGGCTCGTGGAGGCGATTCGTGGCCGCAGCGGGGGCGTGCGGATCTCCCCCGCTGGCAAAGTTGCCACGGTGGGCAAGGTCCTCCGCGTTCTTGATGACCACATCGACGTCGCTGAATGCCAAACCGATATGGGTGACTGCCCCTTGGTGCATAACTGTGGGTTGCGGGGTGCGTTAAACCATGCACGCGAGGCATTCTACGTCTCGCTGGACAATGTTGCGATTTACGCCCTAGCCAGAAAGACAGTCGGCGGACCCATCCCTGTGACGTTAAGCACAGCCCGTCCGGGCTAA
- a CDS encoding ABC transporter permease — protein sequence MANFLRLLGRRLAALPLMILGVTLLVFVVLQFAPGDRAVAALGEGASQEALAQYREVNGYNEPLFIQYFRYLGKLITGDFGSTLPPAKPITEVIASAFPVTLQLTFLGVLIAIVISLVFGVLAALYRDTWVDQIIRVFSVAAIATPSFWLGILLIQWFALGSNAWFPSGGLADPSEGFMGWLKSMSLPALALAIPVSASLIRVVRTSMVEELDRDYVRTAIGNGVPYTTVVSKNVLRNALVTPVTVLGLRIGYLLGGAVVIEMIFSLPGMGQQILNGITSVDTNLVQGVVLVIAVTFVLVNIMVDLLYLLINPRIRTV from the coding sequence TTGGCAAACTTTTTGCGACTGCTGGGACGCCGGCTCGCAGCACTTCCGTTGATGATTCTGGGTGTCACCCTGCTCGTCTTCGTTGTGCTGCAGTTCGCTCCCGGTGACCGTGCCGTTGCAGCCTTGGGCGAAGGCGCCTCACAAGAGGCCCTGGCGCAGTACCGCGAGGTCAACGGATACAACGAACCCCTCTTCATTCAATACTTTCGCTACCTGGGCAAGCTCATCACGGGCGACTTCGGCAGCACCCTCCCCCCGGCGAAGCCCATCACTGAGGTTATTGCCAGCGCATTCCCCGTGACATTGCAGCTAACCTTCCTCGGTGTTTTGATTGCAATCGTCATTTCCTTGGTCTTTGGCGTTCTGGCCGCACTGTACCGCGACACCTGGGTTGACCAGATCATCCGCGTTTTCTCAGTGGCCGCCATCGCCACTCCCTCTTTTTGGTTGGGTATCCTGCTCATCCAGTGGTTTGCTCTTGGCAGCAACGCCTGGTTCCCCTCCGGTGGATTGGCTGACCCTTCCGAAGGTTTCATGGGCTGGCTGAAATCCATGTCACTGCCGGCATTGGCATTGGCTATCCCCGTTTCAGCATCCCTGATCCGTGTGGTCCGCACCTCCATGGTGGAGGAACTGGACCGTGATTACGTGCGCACCGCCATCGGCAACGGCGTCCCTTACACAACAGTCGTTTCCAAAAATGTGCTGCGCAACGCACTTGTCACCCCGGTGACCGTGCTGGGTCTGCGCATCGGCTACCTGCTCGGCGGCGCCGTCGTCATTGAAATGATCTTCTCCCTGCCCGGCATGGGGCAGCAGATCCTCAACGGCATCACCAGTGTGGACACCAACCTGGTCCAAGGCGTGGTCCTTGTGATCGCTGTGACGTTCGTCCTTGTGAACATCATGGTGGATCTTCTCTACCTGCTCATCAACCCCAGAATCAGGACGGTCTAA
- a CDS encoding FCD domain-containing protein: MSLSTVVPRARFSAQVRLRALQADIMELILDRDLDSGDAMPTESELCEVLGVGRNTLRESLKVLQALGVIEIRHGFGMFVAPSNFDALADGLTFRGRLSLRHEGLEALQLVDIRQALESGLIGASIAVVTAEQLVSIEAEVVKIEDLAKRGEQFAESDAEFHRLLFEPLGNDLLMNLMSVFWKVYRKIHVEIGTGGADLIDTAAAHRSIYNAVATGDAATASRLLSCHFDGIRAKIRLFVETE, encoded by the coding sequence TTGTCCCTTTCGACGGTAGTACCCAGGGCTCGTTTTAGCGCCCAGGTGCGGCTTCGCGCATTGCAGGCAGACATCATGGAGCTCATTCTTGACCGGGATCTGGACTCCGGTGATGCGATGCCCACCGAGAGTGAATTGTGTGAGGTGCTTGGCGTTGGCCGCAACACCCTCCGCGAGTCGTTGAAGGTACTCCAGGCACTTGGCGTTATTGAAATCCGTCATGGATTTGGCATGTTCGTTGCTCCTAGCAACTTTGATGCGTTGGCTGACGGGTTGACCTTTCGCGGCCGCCTTTCGCTGCGCCACGAAGGCCTTGAGGCACTGCAGCTTGTGGACATCCGTCAAGCTTTGGAGTCGGGTCTCATTGGCGCCAGCATCGCCGTTGTCACGGCTGAGCAGCTTGTCAGTATTGAGGCTGAAGTGGTGAAGATTGAGGACTTGGCAAAGCGTGGGGAGCAGTTTGCCGAAAGTGACGCTGAATTTCACCGTCTGCTGTTTGAGCCGCTGGGCAATGATCTTCTCATGAACCTCATGAGTGTATTTTGGAAGGTTTACCGCAAGATTCACGTAGAGATTGGCACCGGCGGCGCTGACTTAATTGACACCGCCGCTGCGCACCGCTCCATCTACAATGCGGTTGCTACCGGGGATGCGGCGACCGCCTCCCGGCTCCTAAGCTGCCATTTTGATGGCATCCGCGCCAAGATCAGACTCTTCGTCGAAACCGAGTAA
- a CDS encoding ABC transporter substrate-binding protein, producing the protein MSNTLQHLPASPASRRTFLKAAGVLGAATAFTATLAACGSSTDTSKDAANTGTVNKDLSIEAGISYSLSTGFDPMSSSGATPLAANLHIFEGLVELHPATREPYNALAAEDPKKVDDLTYQVTIRDGAKFHDGSPVTTEDVAYSFERVLDPANKALFAQFIFFIDSVKALDEKTVEFKLNTAFNGFGPRISVVKVVPKALASADQKAFDAKPVGTGPYKFVSAAKDDKIVFARNDDYNGTMPALAKDMTWFLLADASARVTAMQSGRVQAIEDVPYLDVDALKAKVDVESVQSFGLMFLMFNLTKAPFDKKEVRQALHYALDKEAIIKTALLGNASAATSFFQEGHPDYQKASTVYGYDAEKAKSLLSAAGVSGLKLTLTTTDTAWVKDVIPLIKKNWDAVGVETTLEPLASAAVYAPDKVGGLKYDVVAAPGDPSVFGNDADILLSWWFRGDTWAKNRFAWNESAAYKEVQTKLASALAASEADAKALYAEIVDIIAEEAPLYPIFHRKLPTAWDAKKLSDFKPLPTTGISFVGVGRTS; encoded by the coding sequence ATGAGCAATACTCTTCAGCACCTGCCTGCTAGCCCCGCATCGCGGCGTACCTTCCTCAAGGCCGCTGGCGTCCTTGGGGCAGCAACCGCCTTCACCGCCACCCTTGCAGCCTGCGGATCCTCCACAGACACCAGCAAGGACGCCGCCAACACCGGCACAGTGAACAAAGACCTCAGCATTGAAGCTGGCATCTCCTACTCGCTGTCCACCGGCTTCGATCCGATGAGTTCATCAGGTGCCACGCCGCTGGCCGCCAACCTGCACATCTTCGAAGGCCTGGTTGAACTCCACCCCGCAACACGTGAACCGTATAACGCACTTGCCGCCGAAGACCCCAAAAAGGTTGACGACTTGACCTACCAGGTCACCATCCGCGATGGCGCCAAGTTCCATGACGGCTCCCCCGTTACCACCGAGGATGTTGCGTACTCCTTCGAGCGAGTGCTGGATCCGGCAAATAAGGCACTGTTCGCACAGTTCATTTTCTTCATTGACTCGGTCAAGGCCCTGGATGAGAAGACCGTTGAGTTCAAGCTGAACACCGCGTTCAACGGCTTTGGCCCACGCATCTCAGTGGTGAAGGTAGTACCCAAGGCACTGGCCTCGGCGGACCAGAAGGCTTTCGACGCCAAGCCCGTCGGCACCGGTCCCTATAAGTTCGTCTCTGCCGCCAAGGACGACAAGATTGTCTTCGCCCGCAACGATGACTACAACGGCACCATGCCTGCTCTGGCTAAGGACATGACCTGGTTCCTTTTGGCAGATGCTTCCGCCCGCGTGACGGCCATGCAGTCCGGCCGCGTTCAGGCCATAGAAGATGTTCCTTACTTGGATGTTGATGCACTCAAGGCCAAGGTCGATGTGGAGTCCGTTCAGTCCTTCGGTTTGATGTTCCTCATGTTCAACCTGACCAAGGCTCCCTTTGATAAGAAGGAAGTCCGCCAGGCTCTGCACTACGCCCTGGATAAAGAAGCAATTATCAAGACCGCCCTGCTGGGTAACGCCTCCGCTGCAACGTCCTTCTTCCAGGAAGGCCACCCCGATTACCAGAAGGCTTCCACCGTTTACGGTTACGACGCCGAGAAGGCCAAGTCGCTGCTCTCCGCCGCCGGTGTCAGTGGTTTGAAGCTGACACTGACAACCACGGACACCGCCTGGGTCAAGGATGTTATCCCGCTCATCAAGAAGAACTGGGATGCCGTAGGCGTTGAAACCACGCTGGAGCCTTTGGCTTCTGCCGCCGTTTACGCACCGGATAAGGTTGGCGGCTTGAAGTACGACGTCGTTGCCGCCCCCGGCGATCCCTCCGTGTTCGGCAACGACGCTGACATTCTGCTCAGCTGGTGGTTCCGTGGCGACACGTGGGCCAAGAACCGCTTCGCGTGGAACGAATCAGCCGCCTACAAGGAAGTCCAGACCAAACTGGCTTCAGCACTTGCTGCTTCCGAGGCAGACGCCAAGGCCTTGTACGCGGAAATTGTTGACATCATTGCCGAAGAAGCTCCGTTGTATCCGATCTTCCACCGCAAGCTGCCTACAGCTTGGGATGCCAAGAAGCTCAGCGACTTCAAGCCGCTGCCCACCACCGGTATCTCCTTCGTTGGAGTAGGCCGCACCTCATAG
- a CDS encoding phosphomannomutase/phosphoglucomutase has translation MTTEDNPLVDLSSSFKAYDVRGIVGKTITAASVRAVGAAFVDVLELEGQTVLVGGDMRPSSPELSQAFAQGAAGRGANVKMLGLISTDELYFASGALNAAGVVFTASHNPAAYNGMKMTRPGAVPLSSETGLTQIRDVAQSYLSDGIPAGTISSNGRCGEIGETDVLKDYAMYLRKLVDLSGSRPLKIVVDAGNGMAGMTTPAVLGDALLPGLPFEIVPLYFELDGTFPNHPANPLEPENLVDLQAAVVKHRADIGLAFDGDADRCFVIDELGLPLSPSAVTALVARREIARAQRAGEEHPTVIHNLITSRAVPELISREGGRAVRTRVGHSFIKATMAAEGAVFGGEHSAHYYFRDFFNADTGMLAAMHVLAALGEATVALSELGREYEPYVSSGEINSQLADVPAAVARVRATYTTDDVSVDELDGVTFTAKDGAWWFNLRASNTEPFLRLNAEAVDAVTMADIRDAVLTLVRQ, from the coding sequence GTGACTACTGAAGATAATCCGCTGGTTGACCTGTCCAGTTCGTTCAAGGCCTACGACGTTCGCGGCATTGTGGGCAAAACCATCACCGCCGCGTCGGTGCGGGCTGTGGGTGCTGCTTTTGTTGACGTGCTTGAGCTGGAGGGCCAAACAGTGCTGGTGGGCGGAGATATGCGCCCCTCCTCCCCCGAGCTCTCCCAGGCTTTTGCGCAGGGCGCCGCCGGGCGTGGCGCAAACGTGAAAATGCTGGGCCTGATCTCTACCGATGAGCTTTACTTTGCCTCCGGTGCGCTCAACGCTGCTGGTGTGGTTTTCACCGCCAGCCACAACCCTGCTGCGTACAACGGCATGAAGATGACCCGCCCCGGCGCTGTTCCGCTGTCTTCGGAGACCGGGTTGACGCAGATCCGTGACGTGGCGCAGTCCTACCTTTCCGACGGCATTCCCGCCGGCACTATCAGCTCCAATGGGCGCTGCGGAGAGATTGGTGAAACCGACGTTCTCAAGGACTACGCAATGTACTTGCGTAAGTTGGTTGACCTCTCCGGATCCCGGCCGCTGAAGATTGTTGTTGACGCCGGGAACGGCATGGCCGGCATGACAACTCCGGCAGTTCTTGGCGATGCACTGCTGCCGGGGTTGCCCTTTGAGATTGTGCCGCTTTATTTTGAACTTGACGGCACCTTCCCTAATCACCCGGCCAACCCGCTGGAGCCGGAAAACCTTGTGGACCTGCAGGCTGCCGTTGTAAAGCACCGGGCGGACATTGGTCTGGCGTTCGACGGCGATGCTGACCGTTGCTTTGTCATTGACGAACTCGGTCTGCCGCTTTCCCCTTCGGCGGTGACAGCGTTGGTGGCTCGCAGGGAGATCGCCCGTGCGCAAAGGGCAGGTGAGGAGCACCCCACCGTGATCCACAACCTCATCACTTCCCGGGCCGTGCCTGAACTGATCAGCCGCGAGGGCGGCCGGGCGGTGCGTACCCGCGTGGGCCACTCCTTCATCAAGGCCACCATGGCAGCCGAAGGCGCCGTTTTCGGTGGGGAGCACTCAGCCCACTACTACTTCCGCGACTTCTTCAACGCTGACACCGGCATGCTCGCAGCCATGCACGTGTTGGCTGCTCTTGGCGAGGCCACCGTTGCGCTTTCTGAGCTGGGCCGCGAATACGAACCCTATGTCTCCAGCGGTGAAATCAACTCCCAGCTCGCAGATGTCCCGGCAGCCGTGGCCAGAGTGCGGGCAACATACACCACCGATGACGTCAGTGTGGATGAACTAGATGGCGTGACGTTTACAGCTAAGGATGGCGCTTGGTGGTTCAACCTGCGCGCCTCCAACACCGAGCCTTTCCTGCGTCTGAATGCCGAAGCCGTAGACGCAGTCACCATGGCCGACATCCGCGACGCAGTCCTTACCCTTGTGCGCCAGTAA
- a CDS encoding globin domain-containing protein: MLSEKSLPLIIATLPLVGSRLGAITPNFYSRMFAAHPELLDGLFSRANQNNGEQQKALAASIAGFATALVANPNLIPEQLLTRIAHKHTALGITEDQYQIVYKYLFEAIAEELADVITAEIADAWTEVYWLMANALVKIEKGLYAQQANEKMWMPWTVVEKNPAGSDSMTFVLEPADDTAVTVARPGQFVTVKVPLLDGLLQCRQYSLSADVESTTRRVFTTKRDDGGDVSPVLHNNVQVGDVVELSNPYGDLTLDGEGPIVLATAGIGCTPSASALRLLATSGADREILVLHAEKSLQTWALREQMTTDVAAIDSANMQLWLEEPTDGFHKGFMSLDGLELPADASMYVCGPLPFMKAIRSQAIEAGIPSTKIHYEVFGPDVWLAGTAA, from the coding sequence ATGCTTTCGGAAAAATCGCTGCCACTGATCATTGCCACCCTGCCTTTGGTTGGCTCCCGTCTGGGCGCCATCACACCGAACTTCTACAGCCGCATGTTTGCCGCACACCCCGAACTCCTGGATGGCTTATTTAGCCGCGCAAATCAAAACAACGGCGAACAGCAGAAGGCCCTCGCCGCTTCAATTGCCGGCTTTGCCACGGCCCTGGTGGCCAACCCAAATCTGATCCCCGAACAGCTACTCACTCGCATCGCGCACAAGCACACGGCCCTGGGCATCACCGAAGACCAGTATCAGATCGTGTACAAGTACCTCTTTGAGGCCATTGCCGAGGAGCTTGCCGATGTCATCACAGCAGAGATCGCTGATGCTTGGACGGAGGTTTATTGGCTGATGGCCAATGCGCTGGTCAAGATTGAAAAGGGTCTCTACGCTCAGCAGGCAAATGAGAAGATGTGGATGCCCTGGACAGTTGTTGAAAAGAACCCGGCGGGTTCTGATTCCATGACGTTCGTACTGGAACCAGCCGATGACACGGCCGTTACGGTAGCCCGCCCCGGACAGTTTGTCACCGTCAAAGTGCCCCTTCTGGACGGGCTTCTCCAGTGCCGGCAGTATTCACTCTCGGCAGATGTTGAGTCCACCACCCGCCGTGTGTTCACCACCAAGCGGGACGACGGCGGAGATGTCTCACCAGTGCTGCATAACAATGTGCAGGTAGGGGACGTTGTTGAACTCTCCAACCCGTATGGCGATTTGACGCTCGACGGCGAAGGTCCCATCGTGCTTGCTACGGCAGGGATCGGCTGTACCCCCTCAGCGTCGGCATTGCGCTTGCTTGCCACGTCCGGGGCAGATCGGGAGATTCTGGTGCTGCACGCCGAGAAAAGTCTGCAGACGTGGGCCCTGCGCGAGCAAATGACAACAGACGTTGCAGCCATTGACAGCGCCAACATGCAACTGTGGCTAGAAGAGCCCACTGATGGTTTCCATAAAGGCTTCATGTCCCTGGATGGTTTGGAGCTTCCAGCTGACGCGTCAATGTATGTGTGCGGGCCACTGCCGTTTATGAAGGCCATCCGCAGTCAGGCGATAGAGGCTGGCATTCCGTCCACCAAAATCCACTACGAGGTCTTCGGCCCCGACGTGTGGCTTGCCGGGACCGCCGCATAA
- a CDS encoding phosphoenolpyruvate carboxykinase (GTP), producing MAHAPVQESVEQAMTTHEALAAWVSEVAALTLPEDIRWVDGSAQEYALLTDELVSEGTLTRLNPELFPNSFAAFSDPKDVARVEGRTFICSEKENDAGFTNNWMDPTAMKEILNDKFAGSMRGRTMYVIPFVMGPLDAEEPKFGVEITDSAYVVASMRIMATIGAEVLRKIEETAAFFVPALHSVGAPLAPGEKDVAWPCNEEKWIVHFPEERSIFSFGSGYGGNALLGKKCFALRIASVMARDEGWLAEHMLILKLTSPEQKSYHVAAAFPSACGKTNLALLQPTIPGWKAETLGDDINWMRFGKEGELRAVNPEAGLFGVAPGTGWSTNPNAMAAIVKGNSIFTNVALTDDGGVWWEGMTTEAPAHLIDWQGRDWSPESGRPAAHPNSRFATPIDQVDMLSKDYYSPEGVEINAILFGGRRKTTIPLVTQSRDWTHGVFMGSTLSSETTAAATGAVGVVRRDPMAMLPFIGYDAGDYLKHWIEVSAKANPQRLPKIFLVNWFRRTANGGFAWPGFSENSRVLKWVIERIEGTADALETPIGFVPAPGSLDLNGLDVSAADVAEAVKVLPEEWEAELAGIDQWYARFGDSLPPELSAELTGLKERFGA from the coding sequence ATGGCCCACGCGCCAGTGCAGGAATCCGTTGAGCAGGCAATGACAACCCATGAGGCCTTGGCTGCCTGGGTGTCTGAGGTAGCCGCTTTAACCTTGCCGGAGGACATCCGCTGGGTAGACGGGTCTGCACAGGAGTATGCGCTGCTGACGGATGAGTTGGTGAGCGAAGGAACCCTCACCCGCTTGAACCCTGAACTGTTCCCGAATTCGTTCGCAGCCTTCTCGGACCCCAAGGACGTGGCCCGGGTCGAAGGCCGGACGTTCATTTGCTCGGAAAAGGAAAATGACGCCGGATTCACCAACAATTGGATGGATCCTACGGCAATGAAGGAGATCCTGAACGATAAGTTCGCTGGCAGCATGCGTGGCCGCACCATGTACGTCATTCCGTTTGTGATGGGCCCGCTCGATGCAGAAGAACCCAAGTTCGGTGTTGAGATTACCGATTCTGCTTACGTTGTAGCCTCAATGCGCATTATGGCAACGATAGGCGCTGAAGTTCTGCGCAAGATCGAGGAGACTGCCGCATTTTTTGTTCCCGCACTGCACTCCGTAGGAGCACCGCTGGCCCCGGGTGAAAAAGATGTGGCTTGGCCCTGCAATGAAGAGAAGTGGATTGTGCACTTCCCCGAGGAGCGGTCCATCTTTTCCTTTGGCTCCGGCTACGGCGGCAACGCCCTGCTGGGCAAGAAGTGCTTTGCCCTGCGCATCGCCTCCGTCATGGCGCGCGATGAAGGCTGGCTGGCTGAGCACATGCTCATCCTGAAGCTGACCAGCCCGGAACAAAAGTCCTACCATGTGGCCGCCGCCTTCCCCTCGGCCTGCGGTAAAACCAACTTGGCGCTGCTTCAGCCCACGATCCCGGGGTGGAAGGCCGAGACCTTGGGCGATGACATCAACTGGATGCGTTTCGGTAAGGAAGGCGAACTCCGGGCTGTTAATCCCGAGGCGGGCCTTTTCGGTGTCGCGCCTGGCACGGGCTGGTCAACCAACCCGAACGCCATGGCTGCGATTGTGAAGGGTAACTCGATCTTCACCAACGTTGCTTTGACGGACGACGGCGGTGTTTGGTGGGAGGGCATGACCACCGAAGCGCCCGCTCACCTCATTGACTGGCAGGGCCGGGATTGGAGTCCTGAATCCGGGCGCCCGGCCGCCCACCCAAACTCGCGTTTTGCCACGCCGATTGACCAGGTGGACATGTTGTCCAAGGACTACTACTCTCCAGAGGGAGTAGAAATCAACGCAATTTTGTTTGGTGGCCGGCGTAAGACCACAATCCCGCTGGTTACTCAGTCCCGGGACTGGACTCACGGTGTTTTCATGGGCTCAACGCTCTCCTCGGAAACAACTGCAGCGGCAACCGGCGCTGTTGGTGTTGTCCGCCGTGATCCCATGGCGATGCTGCCCTTCATAGGCTACGATGCCGGCGATTACCTCAAGCACTGGATCGAGGTTTCTGCCAAAGCGAATCCGCAACGATTGCCGAAAATCTTTTTGGTGAACTGGTTCCGTCGCACGGCTAACGGTGGCTTCGCATGGCCCGGCTTTAGCGAAAATAGCCGCGTGCTCAAGTGGGTTATTGAGCGCATTGAAGGCACCGCCGATGCGCTGGAGACGCCCATCGGGTTTGTCCCGGCACCTGGTTCACTGGATCTGAATGGTTTGGATGTATCTGCTGCGGACGTGGCGGAAGCCGTGAAAGTTCTCCCGGAAGAGTGGGAAGCCGAACTTGCCGGAATTGACCAGTGGTACGCCCGCTTTGGCGACTCCCTGCCACCGGAGCTGTCAGCGGAACTTACTGGTCTGAAAGAACGTTTCGGCGCTTAA